The genome window TCCCCCTCCTCCaacttttgattttcattttcttcctcgtcaCTTCACACGGTGCGACCATACCCacttctcttttgtctttctctACCTTCTCTTCCCTCTATTCCTTCCCCCATCTAATTAGTCCTCCGTTACCCGCACAATACATAACCCCAAACTCACCTTCCCTGCTAACCTCTACCCACCACCACCCACtccaaacttcatctcacaACCTCACTTTCACCTTCCCTCTTACCCGGACACACTTCCCATCACGTGCCTCCTCTCTcctctcattttcattttcctaGTCATCACTTAGTACGGCACGAACCTCGGCTCTTCTCCCCATACCCACCTACCTAGTAGTTGTTACTCTCTCCCTCTTCTCACTTctcatatttttgtttttcatttttcatttttcgtTATTTTCCCACTACTTGTATGAGAACACTCCCCACCCCAAGGGACCCCCCTTGCAAAATCATCCTCCCAGCATAAATTCCTCatatacttatatacttACTTTCCAAAGATTTATTTTCTAAGGGTCTCCCCTTCTAAAATCATCCTTCCACCATATATTAGAACAGTTCTGAATAGTTCTACACAACTTCTAACAACTTCTAACACTACTCTACGACTCTACAACAGACACTTCCCTTGCATATGCCACTCCTTTTTCAAACCTAAACCCTCCACCAATTGCCCATACTTTCCTATTTCTCTCCTCAATTCTCACTTTCTTTCACAAATCTTGAAATACTACCGGGTAATTATTTTTActtataatatatattataatcTGAATCAAAATTACACAATTTCTACTCAGCTCAGAAAACAATTACTCTCTAAGCAATCCTACCAGGCTGgcttttcatcttttcatcttcttcaaacccCACTTGCACTACTGTTACCTGACATTGTTGATGCGTGGTAGATTCGTCGGATTCACAACCTTTTACACTATGCACTGATGCATTTTGCTGTTCCTCATCGCCACTTGGCTCTAGCTGATCTCTAAGCGTGGTTATCGCGCTTATAAACGCCATAGCTGCACATGCAATGGCGAAATATCCCACATTCTgataccttcttcttagctCTTTTCTGTTGGTTTTACCATTACCCAATAAAGAGACTATTACTGACAACGCAACCTCGTTCCCAAATTGTGAGGCTGTCTGCACAACACCACCCGCAAGAGCTTTGTATTCCATAGGGGCGTCCCCAATTGCCATGGACAACATGTATGAGAAATACACCGCTCCTCCAACACCAGCCAAAAATGCACTTAACAATAGAAGTTTCCAGTACAAGTTCCCATTCACTTCCTTGAGAGCAGTTAAAAAGGCACACCCAAGAGTACAAACAAATGTTCCTACGATAAGGCCATTCTTTGGCTTTAAAATTGTTTGGTGCAATGCAATTGTCGTATTTGCAAGCATTAGACCTACAATTAGCGGCATGATCTTTACCGCTGCCACAATCACTGCATCACCCTCTACCGAGATAGAATAATTCACTACGGTATACATCACGACCATAAATGCTGCAAAGGCAAAGAAGGATACAAGTAGCACGGGTGCAAAATTATGTGCGTATAGTAACTCTTTGGGAATCAATACACTGACGCTCTCCATATATTTGTACGCACCCGTTGAAATGTGTGGTTTCAATAAACTTAAAACTTTTTGATAACCCAAATTCCAAGCAAAGAATGCCGCCATCAAAATAATTGAAATAACTAAAGGAACGTATGCAGAGGGTTTCTTCCAAGAGTCTCCGCCATCCGTCAACGCTACCACTAATAACACACTACCACTTATAAACGTGAAGCTCCCGATAACATCAAGCTTGGTTACCTTTTTGAATCTAGCTGAGTAGTCGGATTTAACTCTAACATATTCTGGATAACCTATTAATAACAATATGAGCATACAGGTTAAGATTGATGCGCCGAATACCATATAGAAAAGGGCTTTATACCCTATCTTAGTTTCTGCAAAAGCTCCGCCAATAACGAATCCAACTCCTATTGTACCGGATCCTATGCTTGATAGAATTGAGAAATATCTCTGTAGATTCTCACCAGCAAACATGCTATTAACGAGTGCATATGAACATGGGACAATACCAGCACCAGCCATACCTTGGAAAGCGCGGAATACTGCAAATCCTACGAAGTTTGGAATAACTGCACATAACAAAGAACAGATACCGAACACTCCTATTGAGATTGACATCATCATACCATTGCCAACAATGTCCCCTACACGTCCGAAAAATGCTATGAAACCAGCGAAAGTGATAACGTATGAAGTTAATGACCAACTAGCTTTAGTAGCTGAAATGTTAAATCGTTTTTCCACGTCCTGAACTAGGACAATCATTGCTCCTAGAGACATAAAGTCTAGCGCTAAAGCAGTAAGGATACAAAGGAACTTAAAATGTTTCAACCTATTTGGATGAAAGATACTCTCAATTGGAAATTCTCCTTCCTTTTCCGCAACttcattcaaagaatttgaacTTGACTCTGCCTGTGACATCTTTGACCTCTTGTAGTGATAATAGTACTGATTCAATTGATATGTTCTTATCGGAAGGTGTAAGTATTGTTTTTACTTTGACTGTTGAAATAGAAGTACTTTGAATCAACTTCAATTCGTTTATATTAGGCAATCTGGACTGGAAAGTTCATTATATCCATCTGTTTCGATTTTTGGTATCAAGTATCACATTTTTTGGGCTCTTTTATGTTAAACACTGTTCAAAGTTGTTATCATGTCTAAATTTGTCATCAAAATCGGTAGTCTTCATACTCATAGAAAATCATGCATGCATTAACAGAATTATTAATccattcttgttttttgaaCGGAGTTGAAAATGAGCTTAGTTGTACAgaaatttcaagaaaatcAAGGGTTGAATTTGTTGATCTTGGAGGGCATGAGACCTTTTCTAGGACACCAGATATCGTCTCATAGATAAATGTTAGGGATAAAGCCTAGATATACTAAGACCAACGTTAAAGCACTTGGTAATGGAATTCATTACACAAAATATTTAAttagaaggtttcttcatccaactCTCACATTCGAATTGAAAACTTActtaatattttattgtaaGTTAAGTAGGTTTGAAACCAAGCGTAACAACTGTAAACACTTACTTATCTAGTAAACCCAACAACTCAATCTCCAaattaatccaacagcttcaagtcaaaatggcatccaaGGACAACATTTCTACTAATGTCCCTTCTAAGGTTTCTACTACTgatactgaggaatatccaaCCGAACAGATTACTACTGAAGTCTCTTCTAAGGTCCTTACTCCATTTCTGATgaatatccagtccaacaCGACAATTGCAGAATCACTTATCACTGCtagttaaagaaaaattatAGGATAACGCCTAACAAAATATGTTTCTTAGATTTCCACATATATGTTGGTACTTATTTAAACTGCTTTGATCCTGGTAGAGGTAGGTTCACTTCTGGAATTCTAGTGTCAGTTACAAATGGAGCATGATCACTGCTTTCTATGAAGAACTTtaacattttcttttcaaacgCATCAACTATAGACGTGTATGTTGGATCGGCGATTAGATTGTGTCTCTCTTCTAGATCTTCTATTCTGTTATACAACTCATTCGGTTCATATAATCGATATATGAATGTGAACTCTTTGGTTCTCATAGAGACCACGCGACCAACtgtatcaatttcatcgTGCTGTAAATTCGCCTTAATATCGTAAGGAAACGGTGCGACCTCAATAATCGGCTCCTCGGTTTTTAAGAAGCCTCCTTCTGACACAACATAATCTTTGTGAACGATATCATCTGTCGATTGCGGGTGCAACAATGGAACCCATGATTTGCCGTTGTTTGGGTATCGAGTTTTAACTTTCCCTAGATCAAACACCGTTGGTACAAGATCAAGCATTTCTACCAAATGATTGATCGTCTGGCCTTTCTCTACTGATGGTCCCGCAATGAATAACGGCCCATGCGTCAATTGTTCTGAAACACCACTCGGCCACTTTTCGATTAGATTATGATCGCCTAAGTATTCTCCATGATCggtaaagaaaaataagaacAGATCATTCTTCAGGTCTTCCTCTACTAAATCCAGAATTCTACCGAATTGCCAGTCCAATCTGTTGATCCTGGACGTCCTACGACGTTGTCTAGGGcgccagatattataccaactataaaagctaaggctaaagcctagatatactaggatcaaggctaaagcatttgataattgaattgattccaaaaagtatataagtagaaggtttcttcatccaattcccactttcgaattgacaacttacttactatccaattataagtcaagtcagaagaaaccaaggagaacaacagtaaatacttacttatctagtgaatccaacaattcaattaccaattaattaatccaacagcttcaagtcaaaatggcatccaacgacattatttctactaacgtcccttctaaggtccctactaccgatactgaggaatatccagtccaacaTGGTAGCGCCGCTAAGACACCTATTGTCCCCTCAGACAATCAGGCAAGTCCAGAGGAATCAGGTAGCATCGATGTCGAGCATAAGGCCAATGCCGACGACGAAGCGTCCGGATCCCACGAAGGTCATCatgaaaatttttcaaaggattcaacaaaaaccgGAACTCCACAGGACACCCTACACAAAGAGCCTGTGGACGGTTCTCCCGTTCCAAATTACGCCCAACAAAGCTGGTACTACCATACACAGCCACCGCCACAGTTTTATTCATCTCCATACGCTAATTATGGGCCTGGTCCTTACACTCCTCCGTGGGCCAACATGAATATGCCCATCCCAGGAGCTAACACGAACCCAGATAAAACTGGAGGACATTATCAAACAACGGGTCCATCTGGGGACAGCTCCCAATACAACCCTGCTTACTACTTCCCGTACCAATTGGAACCAAAACCAGGGTTGCAAAGCCAAACAACGACCGAATGTACTTTCGGCCAATTGCACAATC of Kluyveromyces marxianus DMKU3-1042 DNA, complete genome, chromosome 3 contains these proteins:
- a CDS encoding aminotriazole resistance protein encodes the protein MSQAESSSNSLNEVAEKEGEFPIESIFHPNRLKHFKFLCILTALALDFMSLGAMIVLVQDVEKRFNISATKASWSLTSYVITFAGFIAFFGRVGDIVGNGMMMSISIGVFGICSLLCAVIPNFVGFAVFRAFQGMAGAGIVPCSYALVNSMFAGENLQRYFSILSSIGSGTIGVGFVIGGAFAETKIGYKALFYMVFGASILTCMLILLLIGYPEYVRVKSDYSARFKKVTKLDVIGSFTFISGSVLLVVALTDGGDSWKKPSAYVPLVISIILMAAFFAWNLGYQKVLSLLKPHISTGAYKYMESVSVLIPKELLYAHNFAPVLLVSFFAFAAFMVVMYTVVNYSISVEGDAVIVAAVKIMPLIVGLMLANTTIALHQTILKPKNGLIVGTFVCTLGCAFLTALKEVNGNLYWKLLLLSAFLAGVGGAVYFSYMLSMAIGDAPMEYKALAGGVVQTASQFGNEVALSVIVSLLGNGKTNRKELRRRYQNVGYFAIACAAMAFISAITTLRDQLEPSGDEEQQNASVHSVKGCESDESTTHQQCQVTVVQVGFEEDEKMKSQPGRIA
- a CDS encoding choline-sulfatase (TIGR03417, choline-sulfatase.), with the translated sequence MLDLVPTVFDLGKVKTRYPNNGKSWVPLLHPQSTDDIVHKDYVVSEGGFLKTEEPIIEVAPFPYDIKANLQHDEIDTVGRVVSMRTKEFTFIYRLYEPNELYNRIEDLEERHNLIADPTYTSIVDAFEKKMLKFFIESSDHAPFVTDTRIPEVNLPLPGSKQFK